A stretch of Aythya fuligula isolate bAytFul2 chromosome 1, bAytFul2.pri, whole genome shotgun sequence DNA encodes these proteins:
- the GPR82 gene encoding probable G-protein coupled receptor 82 has protein sequence MTNSTCVLQPSLATTVALPIIYSFLFTTGGFGNTLAACVFLRQTLRRRTQYIYLVNLVTANLLICSAMPFLAAYFANAHKWTYQSGICRIAYHLGTTITHVCMYVTIIILCTIALSQYATLKKNNDAQQSQAVKENFRKRVLKKFCQPKFAKYFSIFIWLIVMCITVATIIYDAQERPKETFPICYNKRVEAGEFTAKIAASFVTACFFLLFVTVSLSYYSLTRHLSKIQKTTCIGQKHLIYRTVKRNILVIQIILTVCFLPYHVFRPIFYVLLLDEDCSRLNYIVEIKNFLACLAVSRSSVDPAITLLLDRTLKKSLYDLFKKSTP, from the coding sequence ATGACAAATTCAACATGTGTTCTCCAGCCATCATTAGCTACTACTGTAGCTCTACCCATCATCTACTCTTTCTTATTTACAACTGGCGGTTTTGGAAATACTCTCGCTGCCTGCGTATTTTTAAGGCAAACACTCAGAAGAAGAACACAGTACATTTATCTGGTAAATCTTGTCACTGCAAATTTGCTCATATGCAGTGCTATGCCTTTCCTGGCTGCCTATTTTGCAAATGCGCATAAGTGGACATACCAATCTGGAATATGCAGGATAGCGTACCACCTTGGGACTACCATTACGCATGTCTGTATGTATGTTACAATTATAATTTTATGTACGATTGCTTTGAGTCAGTATgcaacactgaagaaaaataacgATGCACAACAATCTCAAGCAGTTAAGGAGAACTTCAGAAAGCGTGTACTTAAAAAGTTCTGTCAGCCAAaatttgctaaatatttttctatctttATATGGCTTATTGTAATGTGCATAACGGTAGCAACTATAATATATGATGCCCAGGAAAGGCCTAAGGAAACATTCCCCATATGTTATAACAAGAGGGTAGAAGCTGGTGAATTTACTGCAAAGATTGCAGCGTCTTTTGTtacagcttgtttttttctattgtttgtAACGGTTTCGTTGTCATACTATTCTCTTACCAGGCATCtcagtaaaatacaaaaaaccACTTGCATTGGACAAAAACATCTGATTTACAgaacagtgaaaagaaacattcttGTGATCCAGATAATTTTAACTGTCTGCTTTCTTCCATATCATGTTTTTAGACCAATTTTTTATGTACTGCTTCTAGATGAAGACTGTTCAAGGCTAAACTATAtagtggaaattaaaaatttcctTGCTTGTCTTGCTGTTTCTAGGAGTAGTGTAGACCCAGCTATAACCCTTCTACTAGATAGaacattaaagaaaagtttgtatgatctgtttaaaaaatccACACCTTAA